One Planctomycetota bacterium genomic region harbors:
- a CDS encoding AAA family ATPase translates to MPLTNRDELLKLLQARHAAVAITTAEERYALSVVREAAMQSRQSLFVWDCVNGLRDGLVKDGLGFDETREPGGALAWVERHARPDTIFCFVDLAEHLEKDPANRRLFRDVAYKLGDQGDTLILLGYDEPPGFTQDLVTQLDLAFPDEQELEDLVKETVRHHHRNVQPLRTDITGSDLRGIVANLRGLTRDQARQAVVDAIASDQKLDADDVDNVLKHKKRSLAAGGLLEFVEAPTDLDDLGGLSRLKHWLQLRRDADAQKARDFGIEAARGLLLLGVQGAGKSLASKAVATAWRRPLLRLDVGSLYDRFIGESEKRLRGALRQAEMMSPCILWIDEIEKAFAGAAAQSNDGGLSRRMFGSLLTWMQEHREPVFLIATANDVSALPPELLRKGRFDEIFFVDLPGEEARHRIFEIHLKRRKRKSDDFDLDRLVAASDGYSGAEIEQAIVSALYRAFDAGGDITTDTVERALQESPPLSVTRREQIQELRHWAQDRCVPAD, encoded by the coding sequence ATGCCTCTGACGAACCGTGACGAGCTCCTCAAGCTGCTCCAGGCTCGACACGCCGCGGTCGCGATCACGACCGCGGAGGAGCGATACGCCCTCTCCGTCGTCCGCGAGGCGGCCATGCAGTCGCGGCAGAGTCTCTTCGTCTGGGACTGCGTCAACGGCCTGCGGGACGGGCTCGTCAAGGACGGCCTCGGCTTCGACGAGACCAGAGAGCCCGGCGGCGCACTGGCCTGGGTGGAGCGACACGCCAGGCCCGACACGATCTTCTGCTTTGTCGACTTGGCTGAACACCTCGAGAAGGACCCGGCCAACCGTCGCCTTTTTCGGGATGTCGCCTACAAGCTGGGCGATCAGGGCGACACGCTCATCCTTCTCGGATACGACGAGCCACCGGGCTTCACGCAGGATCTGGTCACGCAGCTCGATCTGGCGTTTCCCGATGAGCAGGAACTTGAGGACCTGGTCAAAGAGACCGTCCGGCACCACCATCGCAATGTCCAGCCGCTGCGAACAGACATCACCGGCAGCGACCTCCGGGGCATCGTCGCCAACCTTCGCGGACTGACGCGCGACCAGGCACGGCAGGCCGTCGTCGATGCGATCGCGTCGGACCAGAAGCTCGACGCGGACGACGTGGACAACGTCCTCAAGCACAAGAAGCGCTCCCTCGCGGCCGGTGGCTTGCTGGAGTTCGTCGAGGCACCGACCGACCTCGACGACCTCGGCGGCCTGAGCCGGCTCAAGCACTGGCTGCAGCTCCGACGTGATGCCGACGCACAGAAGGCCCGCGACTTCGGCATTGAGGCAGCGCGTGGCCTGTTGCTGCTCGGTGTGCAGGGTGCTGGCAAGAGCCTGGCGAGCAAGGCCGTCGCGACGGCGTGGCGAAGGCCGCTCTTGAGACTCGACGTCGGCAGCCTCTACGACCGGTTCATCGGCGAAAGCGAGAAGCGGCTGCGCGGCGCGCTCCGGCAGGCGGAGATGATGTCGCCGTGCATTCTGTGGATCGACGAGATCGAGAAAGCGTTCGCAGGTGCTGCCGCCCAGAGCAACGACGGCGGGCTGTCACGTCGCATGTTCGGCAGCCTGCTCACCTGGATGCAGGAACACCGCGAGCCGGTGTTTCTGATCGCGACGGCCAACGACGTCTCCGCCCTGCCGCCGGAGCTGCTGCGCAAGGGCCGCTTCGACGAGATATTCTTCGTCGACCTGCCGGGCGAGGAGGCACGCCATCGCATCTTCGAAATTCACCTGAAGCGTCGGAAGCGAAAGTCCGACGACTTCGACCTCGACCGCCTCGTCGCCGCCAGCGACGGCTACAGCGGTGCCGAGATCGAGCAGGCGATCGTCTCCGCCCTCTACCGCGCCTTCGACGCCGGCGGCGACATCACGACCGACACCGTCGAACGTGCCCTGCAGGAGAGCCCGCCTCTGTCAGTCACCCGCCGCGAGCAAATCCAGGAGCTCCGCCACTGGGCGCAGGACCGCTGCGTCCCGGCGGATTGA
- a CDS encoding DUF4328 domain-containing protein: protein MEPDRRSIGELSQQLGYAGVNTLPIADNSGRASAARGLILAHVIFDLVFIAGSVLLLVALLAGFDVEEMFTDGGQPISGMIAIGVAFMCIGLAYLLVVVLAYVYYFMWQYRAAWNVRIAGRTTHFTPGWGVGWWFIPFANLVMVGRVLQDLWQAAGRGTAEAVDGLPTRVHLFFWLSFAISLASFLLGFASPQDPNRPFEITPVGHMVTLLDIVSSGLWIVFLLLLRKFVAALQTEQPMHGPPLQR from the coding sequence GTGGAGCCCGACCGTCGGTCGATCGGCGAGCTGTCACAGCAACTCGGTTACGCCGGCGTCAACACGCTGCCGATCGCTGACAACTCGGGCCGCGCGAGCGCGGCTCGGGGTTTGATCCTGGCTCACGTGATCTTCGATTTGGTGTTCATTGCTGGAAGCGTGCTTCTCCTTGTTGCCCTTCTGGCAGGTTTTGATGTCGAAGAGATGTTCACGGACGGCGGGCAACCCATCTCCGGCATGATTGCTATCGGCGTGGCCTTCATGTGCATCGGTTTGGCTTACCTCTTGGTCGTCGTGCTGGCCTACGTCTACTACTTCATGTGGCAGTATCGCGCTGCCTGGAACGTGCGGATCGCTGGAAGAACGACGCATTTCACGCCCGGCTGGGGTGTCGGCTGGTGGTTCATTCCGTTCGCCAATCTCGTCATGGTCGGGCGCGTCCTGCAGGACCTCTGGCAAGCCGCCGGCCGGGGTACGGCTGAGGCCGTTGATGGGCTGCCAACTCGGGTGCACCTGTTCTTCTGGCTGTCGTTTGCGATCTCTCTCGCTTCGTTTCTCTTGGGTTTTGCATCGCCACAAGATCCGAATCGACCATTCGAGATCACGCCGGTGGGCCACATGGTGACGCTGCTCGACATCGTGTCGAGCGGGCTGTGGATTGTCTTTCTTCTGCTCCTTCGAAAGTTTGTCGCTGCTCTCCAGACAGAGCAGCCGATGCATGGTCCGCCACTGCAACGTTGA